One window of the Gopherus evgoodei ecotype Sinaloan lineage unplaced genomic scaffold, rGopEvg1_v1.p scaffold_36_arrow_ctg1, whole genome shotgun sequence genome contains the following:
- the LOC115641899 gene encoding olfactory receptor 52E2-like — translation MAAFNFTPSDPSTFILMGIPGLEAAHIWISIPFSTFYIISLLGNFTLLSVVGKEQTLHKPMYLLLCMLALTDIATPTFVVPKALGIFWFNMKGITMSGCLTQMFFLHMVSVMHSATLVTMAFDRYVAICIPLRYATILTNAQIAKVGLVCLIRAVLFILPLPLLLSRQPFCANRIIPHTQCEYTALFKMACGDITVTRIYSLGLMFVVMGFDLTLIVLSYGQIIRAVLRISSKKSHQKALNTCTTHICVMLTYYTPSIFSNLTYRFGQDIAPHVHIILADLYLLIPPMLNPIIYGIRTKELRDKVGKYTCRS, via the coding sequence ATGGCAGCTTTCAACTTCACCCCCTCTGACCCTTCAACATTCATCCTAATGGGCATCCCCGGCCTGGAGGCTGCCCacatctggatttccatccctttctctacATTCTACATTATCAgcctgttgggaaatttcacaCTTCTGTCTGTTGTAGGTAAGGAGCAGACCCTGCACAAGCCGATGTACCTGTTGCTCTGCATGCTGGCGCTCACAGACATCGCCACACCTACCTTCGTCGTGCCAAAGGCACTGGGCATATTTTGGTTCAATATGAAAGGAATTACTATGTCTGGCTGTCTcacccagatgttcttccttcACATGGTTTCTGTTATGCACTCAGCCACCCTCGTGACAATGGCCTTTGATCGCTACGTTGCCATATGTATCCCTCTGAGATATGCCACCATCCTCACCAATGCACAAATAGCTAAGGTTGGGCTTGTATGTTTGATAAgagctgttctcttcattctgccCCTACCCCTGCTGCTGAGCaggcagccattctgtgccaaccGCATTATCCCCCACACGCAATGCGAGTACACAGCTTTGTTCAAGATGGCGTGTGGGGACATTACAGTAACCAGGATATATAGCTTGGGGCTAATGTTTGTAGTTATGGGGTTTGACCTGACGCTCATTGTCCTGTCCTACGGTCAGATCATCAGGGCCGTCCTCAGAATCTCCTCTAAGAAATCTCACCAGAAAGCTCTCAACACTTGCACAAcccacatctgtgtgatgctGACATATTACACTCCTAGCATCTTCTCCAATCTCACATACCGGTTTGGTCAAGACATCGCTCCCCATGTTCACATCATCTTGGCTGACCTCTATCTCCTCATCCCTCCCATGCTCAACCCGATCATTTATGGGATCAGAACCAAAGAGCTTCGTGATAAAGTAGGTAAATACACCTGCAGAAGTTGA